The region ATTGGACTTGAGCATTTGCCTTGCCTATGCCATGAGCAATTGCTTGACTAAGCCGATCACAAAAACCATATTGGCTCAGATAGCAAACCACAGCGTAATTCTCGCCTGTACTTCTTTGACTACTCCACTGTCTGTAATTATTTAGCCATAACTGCGTATTAAAATTAAGGATCGGTCCATGCCCAACACCAATAGTCTTGATGTCTGGCAATGCATCAATTTTTTTTAATGCCTGAACTACGCTACGGGCATTAGGACCCATGAGGCAGTCGTAATAAAATCGAAAATCTTCATTTAATAGGCTTGGATTCTCGTCATAGAGTATTTCTGAACAATAATGTAAACCAAACGCGTCACAAGTATATAAAACTTGTGTACCGTGATCAAAAGAAAAAATAGTATCTGGCCAGTGTAGATTTGGTGCACTAATAAATTCAATTTTATGTTCAATTCCACTGATTGAATTAATTTCTAAGTTGAGTTCCTCGCCACTTTTGACTGCTCTTGAACTAAAAGGTTGATGAATTTGGTCTTCTAGAAATTTGATAGCTACTTTAGATGCGACGATTTCAATATTTGGATTTAATTCAATTAAGTATTTAATTAGTCCTGAATGATCTGGCTCTGTGTGACTGACTATTAAATAATCAATTTCTGTTGGATTGATTTCTTGTTTTAGTTTTTCAAACCAAATATCTTGAAACTTCAAATGACTTGTATCAATAAGTGCTGTTTTTTTGCCTCTTATTAAAAAGCTATTGTACGTAGTCCCATTTCGAAGGCCAAATTCAATATCAAATCTGCTTCGATCCCAATCCAATGATCTTAACGTGTGCGTATCTGCAGCAATTTTTTCATATTGCAGTGAAAGCTTAGGACCATCACTTTT is a window of Prochlorococcus marinus str. MIT 0917 DNA encoding:
- a CDS encoding diflavin flavoprotein, with protein sequence MIFTESTALENQKSDGPKLSLQYEKIAADTHTLRSLDWDRSRFDIEFGLRNGTTYNSFLIRGKKTALIDTSHLKFQDIWFEKLKQEINPTEIDYLIVSHTEPDHSGLIKYLIELNPNIEIVASKVAIKFLEDQIHQPFSSRAVKSGEELNLEINSISGIEHKIEFISAPNLHWPDTIFSFDHGTQVLYTCDAFGLHYCSEILYDENPSLLNEDFRFYYDCLMGPNARSVVQALKKIDALPDIKTIGVGHGPILNFNTQLWLNNYRQWSSQRSTGENYAVVCYLSQYGFCDRLSQAIAHGIGKANAQVQLVDLIASDTQELSALISDASAVVVPTWPIKSDSELQSNIGTLLASLKQKQWVATYDSYGGNEEPIDFITNQLRKLGQKEAFKPLRVRDEPNKSVYQEFEEAGTDLGQILTRKKNLAATKSLDGDLNKALGCLSGGLYIVTAKDSEGADSRDGAMVASWVSQASFEPPGITVAVAKDRAIESLLQVNDRFVLNILQENNYLHLFRHFLKRFPPGANRFEGVELMNDLAAGGPVLSDALAFLSCKVIQRMETTDHWIIYSLVEKGNLSNTQSKTAVHHRRVGSNY